A region of Myxococcus stipitatus DSM 14675 DNA encodes the following proteins:
- the sufB gene encoding Fe-S cluster assembly protein SufB, whose translation MTTDTLQELTRRPYAAGFVSAVEADTFPPGLDEDVIRALSEKKGEPAFLLEWRLKSFRHWKTLREPTWQAVKYNPIDYQAISYYSAPRFKPKKDSLDEVDPEILRTYEKLGIPLEEQKRLQNVAVDAVFDSVSVATTFKDKLAKAGVIFCSFSEAVREHPELVKKYLGSVVPHSDNYFAALNSAVFSDGSFVYIPKGVRCPMELSTYFRINAAETGQFERTLIVADEGSTVSYLEGCTAPQRDTNQLHAAVVELVALDGATIKYSTVQNWYPGDAQGKGGIYNFVTKRGIAHKGAKISWTQVETGSAITWKYPSVILKGDDSVGEFYSVALTNNLQQADTGTKMVHLGKNTRSTIVSKGISAGRGQNTYRGLVKVLKSAENARNYTQCDSLLLGDKCGAHTVPYIEVKNASAQVEHEASTSKIGEDQLFYCRQRGISQEDAVSMIVNGFCRQVFKELPMEFAVEAQKLLGVSLEGSVG comes from the coding sequence ATGACCACCGACACCCTTCAGGAGCTGACGCGGCGTCCGTACGCGGCCGGCTTCGTCTCCGCCGTGGAGGCGGACACCTTCCCGCCGGGGCTCGACGAGGACGTCATCCGCGCGCTGTCCGAGAAGAAGGGCGAGCCCGCCTTCCTCCTCGAGTGGCGGCTGAAGTCCTTCCGCCACTGGAAGACGCTGCGTGAGCCCACGTGGCAGGCGGTGAAGTACAACCCCATCGACTACCAGGCCATCAGCTACTACTCGGCGCCGCGCTTCAAGCCGAAGAAGGACAGCCTGGACGAGGTGGACCCGGAGATCCTGCGCACCTACGAGAAGCTGGGCATCCCGCTCGAGGAGCAGAAGCGGCTGCAGAACGTCGCGGTGGACGCCGTGTTCGACTCGGTGTCGGTGGCCACGACGTTCAAGGACAAGCTGGCCAAGGCGGGCGTCATCTTCTGCTCCTTCTCCGAGGCGGTGCGCGAGCACCCGGAGCTGGTGAAGAAGTACCTGGGCTCGGTGGTGCCGCACTCGGACAACTACTTCGCGGCGCTCAACTCGGCGGTGTTCAGCGACGGCTCGTTCGTCTACATCCCCAAGGGCGTGCGCTGCCCCATGGAGCTGTCCACGTACTTCCGCATCAACGCCGCGGAGACGGGCCAGTTCGAGCGCACCCTCATCGTCGCCGACGAGGGCTCCACCGTGAGCTACCTGGAGGGCTGCACCGCCCCGCAGCGCGACACCAACCAGTTGCACGCGGCGGTGGTGGAGCTGGTGGCGCTGGACGGGGCCACCATCAAGTACTCCACGGTGCAGAACTGGTACCCCGGCGACGCGCAGGGCAAGGGCGGCATCTACAACTTCGTCACCAAGCGCGGCATCGCGCACAAGGGCGCGAAGATCTCGTGGACGCAGGTGGAGACGGGCTCGGCCATCACGTGGAAGTACCCGAGCGTCATCCTCAAGGGGGATGACTCGGTGGGCGAGTTCTACTCGGTGGCGCTCACCAACAACCTCCAGCAGGCGGACACGGGCACGAAGATGGTGCACCTGGGGAAGAACACCCGCAGCACCATCGTGTCCAAGGGCATCTCCGCGGGGCGTGGGCAGAACACGTACCGAGGACTGGTGAAGGTGCTCAAGAGCGCGGAGAACGCGCGCAACTACACGCAATGCGACTCGCTGCTCCTCGGTGACAAGTGTGGCGCCCACACGGTGCCGTACATCGAGGTGAAGAACGCGTCCGCGCAGGTGGAGCACGAGGCGTCCACGTCGAAGATTGGCGAGGACCAGCTCTTCTACTGCCGGCAGCGCGGCATCTCGCAGGAGGACGCGGTGTCGATGATTGTGAATGGCTTCTGCCGACAGGTGTTCAAGGAACTGCCCATGGAGTTCGCGGTGGAAGCGCAGAAGCTGCTGGGAGTGAGTCTGGAAGGGAGCGTGGGGTAG
- the sufC gene encoding Fe-S cluster assembly ATPase SufC produces the protein MALLSVRNLHARVGDKDILKGINLEVGAGEVHAIMGPNGSGKSTLASVLAGRDSYTVTQGEVLLDGKPLLELAPEARAAEGVFLAFQYPVEIPGVGNLHFLRTALNAQRRVKGLEELDAMDFLQLAKEKSKLVQLDQAFMNRSVNEGFSGGEKKRNEVFQMAVLEPRLAILDETDSGLDIDALRTVAGGVNALRAPQRAMVVITHYQRLLDYIVPDHVHVMAAGRIVRSGGRELALELEEKGYGWLGLDGAGR, from the coding sequence ATGGCTTTGCTGTCCGTTCGGAATCTGCACGCCCGCGTGGGCGACAAGGACATCCTCAAGGGCATCAACCTGGAGGTGGGCGCCGGAGAGGTGCACGCCATCATGGGGCCCAATGGCTCGGGGAAGAGCACGCTGGCGAGCGTGCTCGCGGGCCGTGACTCGTACACGGTGACGCAGGGCGAGGTGCTGCTCGACGGCAAGCCGCTCCTGGAGCTGGCACCGGAGGCGCGCGCGGCCGAGGGTGTGTTCCTGGCCTTCCAGTACCCGGTGGAGATTCCGGGCGTGGGCAACCTGCACTTCCTGCGCACGGCGCTCAACGCGCAGCGCCGGGTGAAGGGCTTGGAGGAGCTGGACGCGATGGACTTCCTCCAGCTCGCCAAGGAGAAGTCGAAGCTGGTGCAGCTGGACCAGGCCTTCATGAACCGCTCCGTCAACGAGGGCTTCTCCGGTGGCGAGAAGAAGCGCAACGAGGTGTTCCAGATGGCGGTGCTGGAGCCGCGCCTGGCCATCCTCGACGAGACGGACTCCGGTCTGGACATCGACGCGCTGCGCACGGTGGCGGGCGGCGTGAATGCGCTGCGCGCGCCCCAGCGCGCCATGGTGGTGATCACGCACTACCAGCGGCTCCTGGACTACATCGTGCCGGACCACGTGCACGTGATGGCGGCGGGGCGCATCGTCCGCTCGGGTGGACGGGAGCTGGCGCTGGAGCTGGAGGAGAAGGGCTACGGCTGGCTGGGGCTGGACGGAGCGGGGCGATGA
- the sufD gene encoding Fe-S cluster assembly protein SufD, whose protein sequence is MTSGLTRYVDVATRFQAREAAVPAWLARLRQEGLAHFERLGLPTTRDEAWKYTNVAPIADGAFAPVSSVRDAAELKAAVARLALPGPRLVFVDGRLAPELSSVEGLARGVSLKPLRDVWAEDGAWLAEELGQRALAAEHAFTALNAALLEDGAVLRLAPRALSETPVQLLFLTRGDAPVLASPRVLVVAGEGSEATLVETYASVTGGSGPTFTNAVTEVTLGDNASLKHYRVQSEGDSALHVGGLHVRQGRDSRFASHAFALGGALARTEVHVALMGEGADATLNGLYVGRGTQHLDQRTALDHAVPNCTSRELYKGVLDDRARGTFHGLVRVRQDAQHTDARQQNRNLLLSEHAQADTRPQLEIFADDVKCAHGAAVGRLDAQALFYLRSRGIPRAEAERLLTYAFARELVEAVPEGPVRASVEGLLAPRLPGAARTEVTA, encoded by the coding sequence ATGACGTCGGGCCTGACGCGCTACGTGGACGTGGCCACGCGCTTCCAGGCACGGGAGGCGGCGGTGCCCGCGTGGCTGGCCCGCCTGCGACAGGAGGGCCTGGCGCACTTCGAGCGGCTGGGGCTTCCCACGACGCGGGACGAGGCGTGGAAGTACACGAACGTCGCGCCCATCGCGGACGGGGCCTTCGCGCCCGTGTCCTCGGTGCGGGATGCGGCGGAGCTGAAGGCGGCGGTGGCTCGGCTGGCGCTGCCGGGGCCTCGGCTGGTGTTCGTGGACGGGCGGCTTGCTCCGGAGCTGTCGTCGGTGGAGGGGCTTGCTCGCGGCGTGTCGCTGAAGCCGCTGCGGGACGTGTGGGCGGAGGACGGGGCGTGGCTCGCGGAGGAGCTGGGGCAGCGGGCGCTCGCGGCGGAGCATGCGTTCACCGCGCTCAACGCCGCGCTGCTGGAGGACGGGGCGGTGCTGCGGCTCGCGCCACGTGCGCTGAGCGAGACGCCGGTGCAGCTGCTGTTCCTCACGCGGGGCGACGCGCCGGTGTTGGCCAGTCCTCGGGTCCTCGTCGTCGCGGGCGAGGGCAGCGAGGCGACGCTGGTGGAGACGTATGCCAGCGTGACGGGAGGCTCGGGGCCCACCTTCACCAACGCGGTGACGGAGGTGACGCTGGGCGACAACGCGAGCCTCAAGCACTACCGGGTCCAGTCGGAGGGTGACTCGGCGCTGCACGTGGGCGGGCTGCATGTGCGGCAGGGACGGGACAGCCGCTTCGCCTCGCACGCGTTCGCGCTGGGCGGAGCGCTGGCTCGCACCGAGGTCCATGTCGCGCTGATGGGCGAGGGCGCGGATGCCACGCTCAATGGCCTGTACGTGGGACGCGGGACGCAGCACCTGGACCAGCGGACGGCGCTGGACCACGCGGTGCCCAACTGCACGAGCCGCGAGCTGTACAAGGGGGTGCTCGATGACCGGGCGCGCGGCACGTTCCACGGGCTCGTGCGAGTGCGGCAGGACGCGCAGCACACGGACGCGCGGCAGCAGAACCGGAACCTCCTGCTGTCGGAGCACGCGCAGGCGGACACGCGGCCGCAGCTCGAAATCTTCGCGGACGACGTGAAGTGCGCGCACGGCGCGGCGGTGGGGCGGCTGGATGCGCAGGCGCTGTTCTACCTGCGCTCGCGCGGCATTCCCCGGGCGGAGGCGGAGCGGCTGCTCACGTATGCCTTCGCGAGGGAGCTGGTGGAGGCCGTGCCGGAGGGGCCCGTGCGCGCGAGCGTGGAGGGACTGTTGGCCCCGAGGCTCCCGGGCGCGGCCCGGACGGAGGTGACGGCATGA